The genomic region CAATATCTTTGCACAGCCAAGGTATAGGGTCTTCTGAGATAACTTATGCAAATCAAATAAATGAGGTAGATGTGCCAGTAATTGCTTTTTTCTCTCAATGGTACTATTCTTTAGATGAAAAACTAAAGGCAACAAAATATATAGGCAGTCGCGATGTTACAACGCAGATATTAAATAACTGGGGGCATGCTGATATTCTTTTTGGTGAATATGCACATAAAAAAGTCTTTAAGCCAATGTGTAGATGGTTAAAAGAAAAGGTATAGATGTTAAACTGTATTCATGATAAAATAGTTTTCATTTTACTGGAAAGGAAGGGATTAAGGGCAAACAATGAATATATGTATATTAGGTAAATATCCTCCGATACAAGGAGGGGTTTCAACTTGCAATTATTGGTTGAGCAAGGCTTTAGGGCAACGTGGACATAAGGTTTTTGTTGTAACCAATGCTGAAGAAGCTGGTTTTGAATATAGAGAGCAGATTTATCCTTCTGATGCCCGTCAGCTTGAGCCAAAAAATGTAAGAGTATTCAGTACGCAGCCTTTGAGTAGGCGTTTTATCCCTCAGTATCAGCCGTTTATTGCTAAGCTTGCCAGCATGGCAATAGAAATTGTGAAAAAGAATAAAATAGATGTGCTTTACTCAAATTATCTGCTTCCTTATGGGGTTGCTGGTCTTTTGGTTAAGCAAGCTACGGGTGTGCCTTGGTTTTTAGATCATGCTGGCAGTGACATTACTAATTTATTTGATGAGCCAGAGCTTAGGCCTATTTTTCTTGAGCTGTTTAAAAATGCAGATTTGGTAGTTAATTCGCCCCAGGTCAAAAGCCGGTTGGTAGATTCAGGGGTTATCCCTGAAGATAAACTATCACCTTCTATTGGAAAGATGTCTTACACTAGGGCTCTAGACGATAGTTTTCACCCTCAAGCAAAACCTTTTGATTTAAGTGATTATTTTGATCGGTTTAACAGACGCTTACCAGTTTTTACTTTTCTAGGAAAGATTTCTCCCCTCAAAAAAACTTTTGCCTTTGTTGAAGCTGCAGCTAAATTGCCTAAAGGTAAGTTTTATCTTTTGTTTGTTACCGAAAAAGGGCGGATGCGGATTCATTTGAGGAATTTAATAAGAGAAAAGGGTTTGTTGCCTTACACTTGCCTGTTGGATTTTAAGCCGCCTTGGCTGGTACCTTCTATCATTACCGCTTCTACGGCAGTGGTTGCCCCAGAAAGCGAAGAGACTCCTTATTTGCCTGAAGGCACTCACGGATCCAAAATAGGTTTAGAGGCAATGCTTTGTGGGCGTTGTGCGGTAATCGGAAAAGGAATGAGTAAGAAAGCTTTTTATTATGGTTGTAAAGATAAAGAACACTTTTTGGTGGTTGATCCTCATAATATTAATACTTTTGCTAAAAAACTTAAGCTTATTGTAGATGATCCTGGTTTAGCTTATAAAATTGGAAAAAAAGCCAGGGCTGTTTGGACTGCCAGACGGAATTTTTTTGAGGCTTCCCTAGACTTGTTTGTTAAAAATTTCAAAATAGCTATCCTAAAGAATTCATGCCTAAGGTAATACTTATAAGTATTGATGGGGCTTGTTGGCCGGCAATGAATCACTTGTTTAAGAAAGGTGATTTACCGGTTTTAAGCCGCTTAGTAGACCAAGGGGTCAGCGGGACTCTTAATAATATTAATATGCTTGAGGCTGATCTTTGGGAGATTTTTGATATATACCGAGAGTATATCAAGAAGATCCCTCGTTTAGGGAGCCATTCGGATTTATCGGATTGGTTGACTTCAATGACTGGTTTTTTACCTAAGGTTCATGGAGTTATTTCCTCAACCGAAAAAGATTCACGTGGCAGAGAAATACCAGCTTCTCGAAGGACCAGGAAACGTCCGGTAGCATGGGAGATCTTGGCAAATAAAGGCAAAACAATAGGGGTAATTGGCTGTATGGGTGATTGGCCCCCGATAGCTTTGCCTCATTATAATGTATCTAGATTTTACAATGTTGATGATATTTATTTTCGCAAAGCTAATAAGGATGCTGACAGTGGCTGGAAGCTAAACTTAGATAATCTGCATTCCCGGTTAACTTACCCGGCTAACTTAGCAAAAGAGCTGCTTAAGTTTAAGCCGGATAGTCAAATAGAGTCATTCATTCAGAGAGGTAAGCCTTATATTAGAGGGGCTTTGTCTTATAAATTACGCTACGATAGTTTGTATTGCCAATGGGCTAAATATCTTCTTAAACGTTTTCCTCAGCCTGATTTTTTTGCCCTTTCTTTGCATGAAATACATTCCTTGTCACATCTTTTCTGGGATTGCCTGCCTCTGGCCAAGAAAAGATTTAAGGGCGCGGTTCATCGGCGTCGACAAAAAAAGTATGGCGGGATAATTGAGGATTATTATCGTTACATTGATAAAAATATTGGCGAAGTATTGAAACTGAGCGATAGTGATTCTACGGTTATGATTCTTTCTCACTACGGCATGGTCGATTCACGAATATTTAAGAAGTACATATTTATGGATAAAATTTATCATAAATTAAATTTTTTCTTTTATGATGACGGTATTGATTGGGATCGAACCAGCGTGTATGATAATGTTAATCCTTGGGGTATATACGCTGTACGAAAGGGTTTTATCCGCGGACGCAACCCCCAAAAAATATTTTTATCTTTAAGCAGGAAAATGAAAAAGATAATCACCAATAAAGGTGAGCCTTTGTTTTTGGATATATCATTTGAAAAACAAGATAATTCATTTAAAGTAGTGCCGAATTACAAGGCCATAAACTATTCGACAAAGATATTAATCAAGGGCGAGGAGATACCAGTAAAGGAGTTAGTAGATTTTAAACCGCATTATTCTATACATAATCCTGAAGGGGTTTTCATTGTCTCAAGTCGCAAGAGACAATCTTTAAAGGTTATCAAGGATAAAGTTGATTTTTTGGACATTTTGCCTACGATTTTTTCCTTTTATGGGATAAAAAAAGATCCTAAAATGTCCGGTGAGGTATTTGTAGACAGAAAAAGGAGGTAAGTTATGAAAGCCGACCAGTTAAAGGGCAAGTGCATGACTATTAACGAAGAAATTATTTCTTGGCGAGAGATCGACAAAGAGGTAGTATTTCTTAATAAACAGGAAAAAAGTTTTTACGAATTAAACAAAACAGCTGAGATCATTTGGCGCCAGTTAGCCAAAGGCGGTAAACTGACTCAGGTAATTTCTCAGGTTCAAAAGAAATATAAGAAAGTAGGTAAGCAAGACATAGAAAGAGATGTAATTGCTTTTATTGCAGATGGAATTAAGAAAAAAATATTTATTGTTAATAAATAATGGCTAAGAAAAAACATTTTCTTCAAAATCCATTTTTTATTATCCAATGGCATATAACTGAACGCTGTAATTGGCAGTGTAAGCATTGCTATCAGGACAAGGCGCCGGTGCCTGAACTGCCTTTTGGCAAGCTAGAAGGGGTTCTTGGCCAATGTATGGAACTGTTTAAGACTCTAAACGTTCCCGCTAAGCAAGCTTACATGCATATAGGGGGAGGAGAGCCTTTCTTGCGGAAGGATTTTTTTAAATTCTTAAAGTTGCTGAGCGTGCATAATGATTATTTAAGAATTCAGATAATGACTAACGGCTCATTACTTACGCAGTCGGTAGTTAAAGAATTAAAAAGAATGAAGGTGAACGCAGTGCAGGTTAGCTTAGAAGGATTTGAGCAAACTAATGATCAAATAAGAGGTCCGGGAAGTTTTAATAAGGCTTTGCGGGCTATAGAGTTGCTGATAAAGAACAAAATTTCCACCAGAGTTTCGCTTACCTTGACCAGGATGAATTTAAACGAAATAGATGATTTAGCTGTGTATCTTAAAAGCCTCGGGGTCAGGTCTTTTGGAATCCGCAGATACTTTCCTGAAGGAGAAGGTGGGCAGCTGAAGGAGTTCATGCTTTCGCCTTTAGAAATGAAAGAGTATTATCTTAGGCGTGAGGCTTTGAAGAAAAAATTAGATGTACCGGGAAAATTTTGGGTTTCTAAAGTTTGTGAAGATGCATGCTATCTAAGCAGTCAGGATCAGTCTTGTCCAAGCTGCGGTATTACTAGAGGATGTCATCTAAATATTTTTACCAACGGCGACATTCTCGCCTGTAGGCGTTGTCCGATAGTAGTTGGTAATGTATTAAAGGATAGGTTGCTTGATGTTTACTTTTCTTCCGATACCTTGTGGGCTTTGCGGAATTTAGATAATGTCAATCCAGAATGTAGGAAATGCACCTATTTCGATAGATGCCTCGGTGGTGCTAAGTGCGAGTCTTATTCTTATTTTAATAATCCATTTGCTCCTGATCCCCAATGTTTTAGGTTATTTACCGATCTCCCGGATCCACAGAGATATAATAGGCAGGCAGAGAAAATGGAAGTACAAAAGGTTAGTGCTTTTAAGGGAGAAAAAAAGTTTACGGATGAGATTGAAGATGTGATATAATTATAGTGATAATATTATAGTAGACAGGAGATTAGCTATGGTTAGCCATTCGAAAAAGAAAAAAGAGAAAAACCAAGACAAAATTGCCTCTTCAGTTGCTGCGTACGAAAAACCTAAGTTTAAAAAAATTAAACTGCTCGATCCCAAAGAGGCAGGCATTGCCGGAACTACGGCTGGCTGCGGCTGCTGCGGTTGTTGCTGTTGTTGGTAATTTTCTAACTTTTGTATGAGTAAATACTACAATGTAGGTTACCCTCTTGCAGGAGATTGTCGTGGAGTTATCCAAATACGTACTAAAAGTAAATACCTGTGGGACCTCTTGTGTGGTAAATATGCTATGCTTTTTGGCCGTAAGGCCTTAAGTGGAAACAATGCTATCCGACGAGATTTTTTCATAGATTTTAATTTTATCTCTGATTATCAAGGTTTAGCCAAAAAAAACAAATCTAAATCTTTAGATTTTTCTTGCCAGTTTGATAAAAAGTCAATAATTTATAACTTGGTTACCCCTAGGGGGTCCTCATTGGAAATAAACTATTTTAAGCGTTACGCCCAAGTGGGCTTGATTGAAAAAGATCCGATGATAACTTACTTTGTTGACAGGATGATTCTTTTTACCTATTCGTTAGCTAGAATGTTTATGGTCCATGGTGCTTGGGTAAAAAGAGGTAAATCTTCATTTTTTCTCATTGGTCGCAGTGGGGTAGGTAAAACAACCATAAGTTCTTTGTTAACCAATCAAAGTAAAGATTACAAACTTATGGATGATGACAGTCCGTTTATTTTTCAGGCTGATGACACTTTGTTTGCTGCCTCCAGAGATCAGCGGCTAGTTGAATATTCACCAAATTATTTGTTTTTTATATCGAAGAAACCGCGCTTAAAGAGTGAAGCCTGCCCTTTAAGTTCTAAAGAGTCATTTAAGAGGTTAATTGAACACTCAGACGTAATTTTTAGAAAAAATGACCCGATGACCGATTATCGTTTGGATGTCTTAAGGAAATTGGCAATGCGTTGTAAATCATATCTATTGATTAACGGCAAAGATTTGATTGGTAGCAAAGTTTTGGCTTCTACTTTATTTAATGGTATTATCAAAAGGAGAAAAAATGCGTAGTAAAATTATGTTTTATTTAGGGTTAGCGGTATTTAGTATGCTTGTTAATATAACAGTGTTCGGTGCAGATATTTCATATCAGGATTTGGTTCAGAGTGCTAAAGATAATTTTGCTTACCAGGTTTCAAATATAAAAAGTATTGAGTATAAAGTAGTGGTTTCTGATATTGATGCTGAAACTATTTTATATATAGATGTTTGGGCGAAGTCCCCGGGGAGAGTTAAGGTGAAGCGTTTGGATGTTCGTCCTGAGGCAAGCGATGATGGTGAATTCATTTTTGATAAAGGCAAAAGTTGGTCTAATTCTTCGATGGTTCCGGTAGAGATGTATATGGGGATGGTCGAGCAAGCTTTGTCTGGTGACCTAAGAGGTGGGGCGGTTCTAGAAGAGGAGAGCGGCCTAAGAGAAGTTTCTGGTACAACATATGCAGTAGCTACTTTATTGTTTTTCGGAAAGTGTAAGGTAAAGGCATATTATAAGATACCTGATTCCCGCCGACCGGATAAATACGAAGTATTTTTGCTTCAGGGAGATAATTGGAACAAGTTAATGGATCTAAAACCACAGGATTACCAGGAGGTTGAAGGATCAGTATTTCCCCGCAGGACTGTCCAAACTCTTTATGAGCCCGAAGGCCAAGAGGAAAGGGTTATGGAGTTTTACAAAATAAAGGTTAATCAGGAAATAGATGACAGTATTTTTCAGATTCCTCAATAAATTTTCTTAACTGCATAGATAGGATTTTGTTTATAGCATTATCCTTTTTTTACGTCTTGCCTTTTAAAATGAAGAAAAACTATACAGTATCATTTATCGAAAGCGACAGTATGTGGCCGGTCTTGAGGCCTTCAGATAAGGTATTGATTAAGGCAGTATCTTCTGCTTCGTTAAGAGTAGGAGATATTATTGTTTATCGGAAAAAAGAATTTTCGGTTGCCCACCGGATTGTCCGAGTAGTTAATAATAAGGGGTTTTCCACTTATTGGACCAGAGGTGACTTTAATTATAAGCTCGATCAGGTTTCTACTGAAAATATAATTGGTAAAATAGCTGGAGTTTATCGTGATGGCCACCTAAAGCCAGTAAGAGGTCCTGGGTGCTGCTGGCTGTTTTTTATTGTGTTTTTAGGGAAAGAGGCTTCAACCAGGGTTTTGGAAGGAATATATTCTCTTGGGTTTTTTCGTAGTTGGATTAAAAGATTGTTTCCTTTAAAGGTTTCTTATGTCGTGGTGGGGGACATAAAAAGCAATGATGATTTTAAAAGCTTTTATCATCGGTCATTTGATTCTTTATGTGAAGGTGGAACTCAGACAGGAATTATGGCTTTGTTTAAGGGTAAGCCCATAGGTAAACTTTGGATTTTAATTGACAAAGAAGGCAGCTTTTTTTTCTATGGTCCTTATGTAAGGTTGCTTTACCGTGTGAGGGGAGTTGCTGGAGGATTGATTAAGCAAGCTGTGTGCTATCTTGAAGGCTCTGGTTTAAAAAGGTCTAAAGTGTATGCTTTTACAGGAGGTAGCCGAATCCTGCTCAACTGCTTTAGCCGAGAGGAAATAGAAGCTAGAGGAGATTTTCCAGATAAACTTTAGAAGAATTAAAAATGGAACAATTTGACTGTGTTTTAATCCATCATTCCGGGCCGGGCCCTAATGCTAAGCATATTGCTCCTAATGTCTCGATGGGTGTATTTGCTTTGGCAGATATTTTGCAGAGAAACGGCTACAGGACTGAAATAATTCATTTAGGCATAGAAGAATATCTTGATAATAGTTTTTCTTTGGCCAGATATTTAAGAGTTAAAAAGCCATTATTGGTTGGAGTTACTTTGCATTGGCATTTACAATGCTCTAAAACCGTAGGCTTAGTTAGAAGTATAAAAAAAATAGTTCCTGGCGTTAAAGTTATTTTAGGAGGTTATACGGCAAGCTTTTTTGCCGATCAAATAATGCCTGAAGTTAAGGAAGTTGATTTTATTATTAGAGGTGATGCTGAGAAACCTCTGCTGGAGTTGATGCGACAGTTAAAAGACGGCCATTTTGACTTAAGTTCTGTGCCGAATCTTACTTGGCGTAGAGCCAAAAAGGTAATACATAACAAGCAGAGTTATGTAGCAAAAAAGGAGGATCTTGATCAGTTAAATTTCTCTAATTTTAAACTTATGAAAAATAGTCAGTTTTATTTAGGTTCATTAGCTAAAATTTACCAGTCAGTGCAGGATACAGAAACATACAATCTTCTTAAACTGAATCCTTTTTATCTTTCTGTTGGTCGAGGCTGTCGGTTTAATTGTCTGTTTTGCGGTGGATCGGCAATGGCGCAGAAATTAATTAACAACCGAAATAATTTAGTTTTTCGTTCTTCCAAAAAAGTCATCTCTACCATTAAAGACGCTTTTCGAGAAGGAGTAGATACTTTTTGTATTTGTTTTGATCCTAATCTTGACAAATCTTATTATTTTGATTTATTTCAGTCTATCCGCAAAAATAGAATAAAAATTTCAATGATGTTTGATTGTTGGTCTTTGCCATCATTTGAGTTCATTGATGCATTTGCTAAGACTTTTCAAGATGGAAAACATAGTAGCTTAGCCTTATCTCCAGAAACCGGTTCTGAGCGCTTACGAAAAAAGTATAAAGGTTCATTCCATACTAACCAGGAATACTTTGAGGTATTTCGTTATTTACGGGCAAAAGGCATAAAATGTGTTGTGCAGTTTGGCTATATATTTCCGGGTGAAAGCATGGTAGATTTTAAGAAGACTAGTGACTTCATTGAAACCACCAATGAAATTTTTAAAGGACGAGTGCTTGTAATTATAAATAAATGCGTGATTGACCCGGCTTCTTTGTTTTATATGTTTCCGAAAAAGTATAAAATAACCAGAAAAGCGGTTAGCTTCTCTGATTATTGTAGATTAGATCCCTGGAAGAGCTATTCTTTTTTTCCCGCCCAGCAAAAGAAAATGAAAGCTGTTTTAAAGATGTGGCAAAAGGTTGAGGCTCTTCAGTTATTGGATATTGCTGATCCGATCTGACCGCGTTTTAAAGGCGCTTTTAAAAAATCATCTTGAAAATGTGTTTTATAAGTCTATAGGGTATATAGAAAATTCTTAGGTGGTATTTTCTAGCTGTTGTTACACAACGTTGGGGCAGAGAATAATACTTAGCAAATTGTTCCTGTGGTACGGTTAAAATGTATTTTAAGGGGTAGCTTATGGTGTCGTAATAGATAAATTGACAGAGGGTGTAGATATAAGGTAGATTTTCCATTCTTACTGGGGTGTAGGTAAAGCGCTGCACGATAGAAGATATTAAATATTTTTGCCAACCAGGCACTTTAAGTTTTTTCAGGAAAAATTTAAGGTCGACATCCAAAACGAATTGCATTTGATATAATAGAAGGTAGAGGCTTGCTTTGGCTTTTTCTTGTTCAGCTGCCTTTAAGATATATTCCCAGTTAAGATTTTCCTCTTTTAGGATAATCCCCAAGTCACAAATGTATTTTAAATTAAGTATTTTTCCGAACCGTCGCTGATGTAAGGCAAGGCTTAGAATAGTGTCTTCGGCGCTTAAAGCTCTAAAGGAGTATCCTGGGCCTTGGATTAGGCGCAGGCGATTCCATGCATCAGGCAATACTTTTTGCTTAAAGCGATTGCAATCTAAAGCCCAGTGCAGTTCGACTAGTGTAGCTTGGCCATTAGTTTCTTTAGTGAAAGAGAGGTGACATTGGTGCTTTCGCCAGTAAGCTTCGTCAGATCCGAGAAATTCCTTTTTATAGCCCATGGCCAGAAGAAGAAAAGTTGCTTTTTCAAAGTTTTTTTCAGTGGTGAACAGGTCTATGTCTGATGAAGGACGTATCCCAAAATGCTTGTAGTATTTATCAGGCAAAGAAAAGCCCTTAATCGGAATAATTAGGGTATCGGATTTTTCCGCTTCTTTGAGTATATTTGATAATTCAATACATAGATTTTCATGGTTAAAAATTTTTAAGCAATAAAACTTTTTATAAAGTTGTTCAAAGCCTTTCGGTATCGGGTATGAATTTTCTTTAAGTATAACCTGAAGAAAGTGAGGTAGCTCATGGTAAAAAATAGCATAACCTAGGTTTTTTCCGTGTATGTTTTCTGCTTTGAGGCTTTTTAGGAGTAGATCACGTTGGTTTCCATAGACTATTTCCTTCGCTAGGTATTTGATTATTTTTTCTTCAGTTTTCATCTTGTAGTAATTAAACTTAGTATTATAAAAATAAAGGATAAATGGTTTTGCCCGGGCATTCTTCCGGACAGGATTTTCCTTTACGAAAGGTCCGGTATTTTTCTCCATACCATATATCCTTAAAAGATAACTTATTTATATTTCCGAGTGATTTTTTTTCGGCATAAACACAACCTAAGACTTCACCTTCTAAAGTTATAACTGATTGAACCCAAGACAGATAGCAGGGTTTTTGTTTAGTCTGGCTTTGAATTTTCTGAGGTATTTTGTTACCACTGGCAAAATTTAAGAAACTTTTAATATTGTTGGGAATTTTTATCTTACTGGAAATGCTTGAGATTTTTTCCACGAATTCTTCCTGCTCAGACTCCGGAGGAATAAGTCTTTTATTTAGTTCCGGAGTCATAAGTAGAGGTTTAAACAGCAGCTTATCTGCCGATAATTTCTGGCTAAGAGCGATCATCTCGGCAGCATTGTGGTAATTAAGATTAGATATTACGTTTACCAGAAACAAGAGAGGGTATCGTTTTTTGCCTTTTAGGGACTTTATCAGGAAGAGATTGTTTAATAAAGTATTGAAATCTTTTTTGTTTCTGGAGGGCCTGATCCTTTGGAAAGTTTCAGCATCCGCGCAATGAAGACTTACCAGAATTTTTTTTACACCCTTTTCTATTAGCTTGGCTATATTAGTTTTATCAAGATAAAAGGCATTGGTCATTAGCTCAACATTGATTTTTTGCTCACCGGCTATGCTTATAAGTTTAAACAGATCGGGATGCATTAGTGGTTCACCTTCTCCGGTAAATAAAATAGTGTTTACCTGAAGGGTTTTTAATTGCTTAACCAGGGCAGAAAATGTATCACAGGAGATATGCTGATCCGGTTTTTTTTTGGATATCGCCCCTGAATGATACCAACACATTTCGCAAGCCATGTCGCATTTATTGGTTATATCAAGAGTTATCTTAAGCGGTCCGGTAAAAGCTCTGCTTCGGGAAAGTATTCCTAGGAGGCGGAGCATATTGTGAGAATTTGAAAGATAGTGTAGATTGTTTTTTAACGAAAACATAAGGTGATGT from Candidatus Omnitrophota bacterium harbors:
- a CDS encoding glycosyltransferase family 4 protein, with product MNICILGKYPPIQGGVSTCNYWLSKALGQRGHKVFVVTNAEEAGFEYREQIYPSDARQLEPKNVRVFSTQPLSRRFIPQYQPFIAKLASMAIEIVKKNKIDVLYSNYLLPYGVAGLLVKQATGVPWFLDHAGSDITNLFDEPELRPIFLELFKNADLVVNSPQVKSRLVDSGVIPEDKLSPSIGKMSYTRALDDSFHPQAKPFDLSDYFDRFNRRLPVFTFLGKISPLKKTFAFVEAAAKLPKGKFYLLFVTEKGRMRIHLRNLIREKGLLPYTCLLDFKPPWLVPSIITASTAVVAPESEETPYLPEGTHGSKIGLEAMLCGRCAVIGKGMSKKAFYYGCKDKEHFLVVDPHNINTFAKKLKLIVDDPGLAYKIGKKARAVWTARRNFFEASLDLFVKNFKIAILKNSCLR
- a CDS encoding alkaline phosphatase family protein, with the translated sequence MPKVILISIDGACWPAMNHLFKKGDLPVLSRLVDQGVSGTLNNINMLEADLWEIFDIYREYIKKIPRLGSHSDLSDWLTSMTGFLPKVHGVISSTEKDSRGREIPASRRTRKRPVAWEILANKGKTIGVIGCMGDWPPIALPHYNVSRFYNVDDIYFRKANKDADSGWKLNLDNLHSRLTYPANLAKELLKFKPDSQIESFIQRGKPYIRGALSYKLRYDSLYCQWAKYLLKRFPQPDFFALSLHEIHSLSHLFWDCLPLAKKRFKGAVHRRRQKKYGGIIEDYYRYIDKNIGEVLKLSDSDSTVMILSHYGMVDSRIFKKYIFMDKIYHKLNFFFYDDGIDWDRTSVYDNVNPWGIYAVRKGFIRGRNPQKIFLSLSRKMKKIITNKGEPLFLDISFEKQDNSFKVVPNYKAINYSTKILIKGEEIPVKELVDFKPHYSIHNPEGVFIVSSRKRQSLKVIKDKVDFLDILPTIFSFYGIKKDPKMSGEVFVDRKRR
- a CDS encoding PqqD family protein; amino-acid sequence: MKADQLKGKCMTINEEIISWREIDKEVVFLNKQEKSFYELNKTAEIIWRQLAKGGKLTQVISQVQKKYKKVGKQDIERDVIAFIADGIKKKIFIVNK
- a CDS encoding radical SAM protein; protein product: MAKKKHFLQNPFFIIQWHITERCNWQCKHCYQDKAPVPELPFGKLEGVLGQCMELFKTLNVPAKQAYMHIGGGEPFLRKDFFKFLKLLSVHNDYLRIQIMTNGSLLTQSVVKELKRMKVNAVQVSLEGFEQTNDQIRGPGSFNKALRAIELLIKNKISTRVSLTLTRMNLNEIDDLAVYLKSLGVRSFGIRRYFPEGEGGQLKEFMLSPLEMKEYYLRREALKKKLDVPGKFWVSKVCEDACYLSSQDQSCPSCGITRGCHLNIFTNGDILACRRCPIVVGNVLKDRLLDVYFSSDTLWALRNLDNVNPECRKCTYFDRCLGGAKCESYSYFNNPFAPDPQCFRLFTDLPDPQRYNRQAEKMEVQKVSAFKGEKKFTDEIEDVI
- a CDS encoding signal peptidase I translates to MFIALSFFYVLPFKMKKNYTVSFIESDSMWPVLRPSDKVLIKAVSSASLRVGDIIVYRKKEFSVAHRIVRVVNNKGFSTYWTRGDFNYKLDQVSTENIIGKIAGVYRDGHLKPVRGPGCCWLFFIVFLGKEASTRVLEGIYSLGFFRSWIKRLFPLKVSYVVVGDIKSNDDFKSFYHRSFDSLCEGGTQTGIMALFKGKPIGKLWILIDKEGSFFFYGPYVRLLYRVRGVAGGLIKQAVCYLEGSGLKRSKVYAFTGGSRILLNCFSREEIEARGDFPDKL
- a CDS encoding radical SAM protein, which produces MEQFDCVLIHHSGPGPNAKHIAPNVSMGVFALADILQRNGYRTEIIHLGIEEYLDNSFSLARYLRVKKPLLVGVTLHWHLQCSKTVGLVRSIKKIVPGVKVILGGYTASFFADQIMPEVKEVDFIIRGDAEKPLLELMRQLKDGHFDLSSVPNLTWRRAKKVIHNKQSYVAKKEDLDQLNFSNFKLMKNSQFYLGSLAKIYQSVQDTETYNLLKLNPFYLSVGRGCRFNCLFCGGSAMAQKLINNRNNLVFRSSKKVISTIKDAFREGVDTFCICFDPNLDKSYYFDLFQSIRKNRIKISMMFDCWSLPSFEFIDAFAKTFQDGKHSSLALSPETGSERLRKKYKGSFHTNQEYFEVFRYLRAKGIKCVVQFGYIFPGESMVDFKKTSDFIETTNEIFKGRVLVIINKCVIDPASLFYMFPKKYKITRKAVSFSDYCRLDPWKSYSFFPAQQKKMKAVLKMWQKVEALQLLDIADPI
- a CDS encoding nucleotidyltransferase family protein, producing the protein MKTEEKIIKYLAKEIVYGNQRDLLLKSLKAENIHGKNLGYAIFYHELPHFLQVILKENSYPIPKGFEQLYKKFYCLKIFNHENLCIELSNILKEAEKSDTLIIPIKGFSLPDKYYKHFGIRPSSDIDLFTTEKNFEKATFLLLAMGYKKEFLGSDEAYWRKHQCHLSFTKETNGQATLVELHWALDCNRFKQKVLPDAWNRLRLIQGPGYSFRALSAEDTILSLALHQRRFGKILNLKYICDLGIILKEENLNWEYILKAAEQEKAKASLYLLLYQMQFVLDVDLKFFLKKLKVPGWQKYLISSIVQRFTYTPVRMENLPYIYTLCQFIYYDTISYPLKYILTVPQEQFAKYYSLPQRCVTTARKYHLRIFYIPYRLIKHIFKMIF
- a CDS encoding radical SAM protein; protein product: MFSLKNNLHYLSNSHNMLRLLGILSRSRAFTGPLKITLDITNKCDMACEMCWYHSGAISKKKPDQHISCDTFSALVKQLKTLQVNTILFTGEGEPLMHPDLFKLISIAGEQKINVELMTNAFYLDKTNIAKLIEKGVKKILVSLHCADAETFQRIRPSRNKKDFNTLLNNLFLIKSLKGKKRYPLLFLVNVISNLNYHNAAEMIALSQKLSADKLLFKPLLMTPELNKRLIPPESEQEEFVEKISSISSKIKIPNNIKSFLNFASGNKIPQKIQSQTKQKPCYLSWVQSVITLEGEVLGCVYAEKKSLGNINKLSFKDIWYGEKYRTFRKGKSCPEECPGKTIYPLFL